A DNA window from Trichosurus vulpecula isolate mTriVul1 chromosome 2, mTriVul1.pri, whole genome shotgun sequence contains the following coding sequences:
- the ERFL gene encoding ETS domain-containing transcription factor ERF-like, whose translation MDCNCVSDLLFTPPVPALWTPGFAFPDWAYKPESSPGSRQIQLWHFILELLQKEEYQGVIAWQGDYGEFVIKDPDEVARLWGIRKCKPHMNYDKLSRALRYYYNKRILHKTKGKRFTYKFNFSKVVLVNYPLLDMAAAPLLLAPGPFGGAAGPDGPPLTPETLQTLFSTPRLDPGSRTPLFAQHLSAPDTDKLRLDGPFPFLGSGTAGYSKPPALLSPYGRTFPEYPWNFNPYLASPFPKLPASLYPPHFYPNPLAGSLGQLPTGPGGGGPATTPLQAGPIGDGPGSQRTSLAPGARLTLPGTGVPEVPSLGPKEESDSELEVTDVSGCSSDSEGDDGAPGPPESQGSRGGAGS comes from the exons ATGGACTGTAACTGCGTCTCGGATCTGCTCTTCACCCCACCGGTGCCGGCACTCTGGACTCCGG GCTTTGCCTTCCCGGACTGGGCCTACAAGCCCGAGTCCTCCCCAGGCTCTCGGCAAATCCAGCTGTGGCATTTCATCTTGGAGCTGCTACAAAAGGAAGAATACCAGGGTGTCATCGCGTGGCAGGGGGACTACGGCGAGTTCGTCATCAAGGACCCCGATGAGGTGGCGCGCCTGTGGGGCATCCGCAAGTGCAAGCCCCACATGAACTATGACAAGCTGAGCCGGGCCCTGCG TTACTACTATAACAAACGTATTCTTCACAAGACCAAAGGCAAGAGGTTCACTTACAAGttcaacttcagcaaagttgtgcTGGTCAATTACCCGCTGCTGGACATGGCTGCAGCCCCTCTGCTGCTCGCTCCAGGGCCCTTTGGAGGGGCAGCGGGGCCCGACGGCCCTCCCCTTACTCCTGAG ACGCTACAGACCCTGTTCTCCACCCCGCGCCTGGACCCAGGAAGCAGGACGCCCCTGTTTGCCCAACACTTGTCTGCCCCAGACACAGACAAACTCCGGCTGGATGGGCCATTTCCCTTCCTGGGCTCCG GTACTGCTGGCTATTCGAAACCCCCTGCCCTCCTGAGCCCCTACGGCCGCACCTTTCCCGAGTATCCCTGGAACTTTAACCCCTACCTGGCGAGCCCCTTCCCCAAGCTGCCTGCCTCCCTATATCCTCCGCATTTCTACCCCAACCCCTTGGCGGGATCCTTGGGCCAGCTGCCCACAGGGCCTGGGGGAGGGGGCCCTGCCACAACACCCCTCCAGGCCGGCCCCATTGGTGATGGACCTGGATCCCAGCGCACAAGCTTGGCCCCAGGTGCCCGTCTCACTCTGCCTGGGACAGGGGTCCCCGAGGTTCCCTCTCTGGGGCCCAAAGAGGAAAGCGACTCTGAGCTGGAGGTGACTGATGTCAGTGGCTGCAGCTCGGACAGTGAGGGTGATGATGGTGCTCCAGGGCCCCCTGAGAGTCAGGGGAGCCGAGGTGGGGCCGGGAGCTGA